From one Mesotoga infera genomic stretch:
- a CDS encoding sugar ABC transporter ATP-binding protein, translated as MSDKNIVLKTVSISKSFPGVKALNNVDFDLLEGEIHAICGENGAGKSTLCNVLTGIVRPDEGNVFLNGAEVRLTHPSQALRLGIRMVYQERNLIPYLTGAQNILLREEPVKGGFLIDEKAILSKAEDLSELYNLRVPLGIPVALLSSAQRQAIEILRAFLYKPKILILDEPTSSLTEAEVKSLFSAIHQIKDEGVSVILITHKLEEVFENADRISIFRNGERVTTRNKEDLSEEEAIRLMVNRNISSLFPEVTNRSGDMILQVENLSGSGFLKDISIHLNKGEVLGLYGLIGSGRTEFIEHLYGLRETKIGRVIVKGKEVQPNVHRMIEEGVFLVPDDRREKGLLTSLNLKKNLTISYIDEFSRLMGVVSAKKENSLVKSILDKSSLSLKYSN; from the coding sequence ATGTCGGATAAGAATATTGTTTTGAAGACTGTATCCATATCTAAATCCTTTCCGGGGGTCAAAGCCCTAAACAACGTAGACTTCGATTTGCTCGAGGGTGAGATTCACGCTATCTGTGGTGAAAACGGAGCAGGAAAGAGCACTCTCTGCAATGTTCTGACAGGAATAGTGAGACCAGATGAGGGAAATGTCTTTCTCAACGGTGCGGAAGTGAGGCTTACTCACCCTTCCCAGGCCCTTAGACTGGGGATAAGAATGGTTTATCAGGAGCGGAATCTCATCCCTTATCTCACTGGCGCTCAAAACATCCTTTTGAGAGAGGAACCTGTCAAGGGAGGGTTCTTGATAGACGAAAAGGCAATTCTTTCAAAAGCAGAGGACCTATCTGAGCTTTACAACCTAAGAGTGCCTCTAGGCATCCCGGTTGCGCTTCTCAGTTCTGCGCAAAGACAGGCTATAGAGATTCTACGCGCCTTCCTATACAAACCCAAGATACTGATTCTTGACGAGCCTACTTCCAGTCTTACCGAGGCGGAAGTCAAGTCGCTGTTCAGCGCAATCCATCAGATAAAAGATGAAGGCGTTTCCGTCATTCTGATTACTCACAAACTTGAAGAAGTCTTCGAAAACGCAGACAGGATTTCGATATTCAGAAACGGCGAGAGAGTAACCACAAGGAACAAAGAAGACCTTTCTGAGGAAGAGGCGATAAGACTTATGGTGAACAGGAATATTTCTAGCCTCTTTCCCGAAGTGACGAATCGCTCTGGAGACATGATACTGCAGGTCGAAAACCTTAGCGGTTCGGGATTTCTTAAGGATATCAGTATTCACTTGAATAAAGGAGAAGTTCTGGGACTATACGGTCTCATCGGATCTGGAAGGACCGAGTTTATAGAGCACTTATACGGTCTAAGAGAAACAAAGATCGGCAGGGTAATTGTCAAAGGGAAAGAAGTTCAGCCCAATGTACATAGAATGATAGAGGAAGGCGTCTTCCTTGTACCGGATGATAGAAGAGAAAAGGGACTACTTACAAGTTTGAATCTGAAGAAGAATTTGACAATATCATATATCGATGAGTTCTCAAGACTCATGGGAGTTGTCTCGGCCAAAAAAGAGAATTCTCTGGTAAAAAGCATTCTTGACAAGAGTTCGCTAAGTCTTAAGTACTCTAACAT
- the dhaK gene encoding dihydroxyacetone kinase subunit DhaK translates to MKKIINSTDNLITEMLDGIVMAFPKDFKRVEGYDKALITPRAPVKNKVGIATGGGSGHLPLFLGYIGENLLDGAAVGDVFSSPSAETMLAITKAIDSGKGVLYLYGNYGGDIMNFDMAAEMAEEEGIRVETCIGCDDVASAPADDAGSRRGIAGLIFAYKIAGAKAATGASLEEVKETTDRALNFIRTMGVALSPCTIPAVGLPTFEIGDDEMEIGMGIHGERGIKREKLKSADEIASFMTERVIDDLPFESGDEVAVLVNGLGATAPQELYVTFRKVKEILDLKKIKIYKSFVGEYATSMEMKGLSITLFKLDREFKELLDMPVHSPMLLQQF, encoded by the coding sequence ATGAAAAAGATAATCAATTCAACTGACAATTTGATCACGGAAATGCTCGATGGAATTGTTATGGCATTCCCTAAGGATTTCAAGAGAGTTGAAGGCTACGACAAAGCCTTGATCACTCCAAGAGCACCTGTGAAGAACAAGGTGGGCATCGCAACCGGTGGCGGTTCAGGTCATTTGCCTCTCTTCCTGGGATATATTGGCGAAAACCTTCTCGACGGCGCCGCAGTCGGCGACGTATTCTCATCGCCTTCGGCCGAAACAATGCTTGCAATTACCAAGGCTATAGACAGCGGGAAAGGTGTTCTCTATTTGTATGGAAACTACGGCGGAGATATCATGAACTTCGACATGGCCGCAGAAATGGCAGAAGAAGAGGGAATCCGGGTGGAAACCTGCATCGGTTGTGACGATGTGGCATCGGCCCCGGCAGATGATGCCGGCTCAAGAAGAGGAATAGCAGGGCTGATCTTCGCATATAAGATTGCCGGCGCAAAAGCTGCCACGGGTGCCTCTCTTGAAGAAGTAAAAGAAACAACCGACAGAGCTCTGAATTTTATCAGAACAATGGGAGTCGCCCTTTCCCCCTGCACGATTCCTGCAGTCGGATTGCCTACTTTCGAGATTGGCGATGATGAAATGGAAATCGGCATGGGCATTCATGGTGAGCGCGGTATAAAGCGCGAAAAACTCAAGAGTGCCGATGAGATTGCCAGTTTCATGACGGAGAGAGTAATCGACGATCTTCCATTCGAATCGGGAGACGAGGTTGCCGTACTTGTCAACGGACTCGGTGCGACAGCTCCTCAGGAACTCTATGTAACCTTCAGAAAGGTCAAGGAGATACTCGATCTGAAGAAAATCAAGATCTACAAGTCATTCGTGGGAGAATACGCAACTTCAATGGAGATGAAAGGTCTTTCGATAACTCTCTTCAAACTTGACAGGGAATTCAAGGAGCTCCTAGATATGCCGGTTCATTCGCCGATGCTTCTGCAGCAATTCTGA
- the dhaL gene encoding dihydroxyacetone kinase subunit L, protein MKEAISAAKISEILYGVCNSLEKNYIDEFRALDAAIGDGDLGITIRKGCMAIIETLKTFQTEDTGALIKKCGIQFNQANPSTFGVLTASAFIEGGKKVLGKESLTLDEIAGMFRAALEGIMKRGKAKTGEKTMLDALEPAVEALERAASEDKSISEAFEKAAEAAEDGLERTKDMEAKKGRAKAFGSRTVGEQDPGATVVYRFLREVSEELNKS, encoded by the coding sequence ATGAAAGAAGCCATTAGTGCAGCAAAGATCTCAGAGATTCTCTATGGCGTCTGCAATTCACTTGAAAAGAACTATATCGATGAGTTTAGAGCTCTTGACGCGGCTATAGGCGACGGAGATCTCGGCATCACTATAAGAAAGGGCTGTATGGCGATAATCGAAACACTGAAGACTTTTCAGACTGAGGATACTGGAGCTCTGATAAAGAAGTGTGGAATTCAGTTCAATCAGGCAAATCCTTCCACTTTCGGAGTTCTGACGGCAAGCGCATTCATTGAGGGAGGCAAGAAGGTTCTGGGAAAGGAGTCTCTCACTCTGGATGAAATCGCCGGTATGTTCAGGGCTGCACTAGAAGGAATCATGAAGAGAGGAAAGGCAAAAACGGGAGAAAAAACGATGCTCGATGCTCTTGAGCCTGCTGTGGAGGCTCTTGAAAGGGCCGCTTCTGAAGACAAATCTATTTCCGAGGCCTTCGAGAAAGCCGCAGAGGCAGCAGAAGATGGACTGGAAAGAACTAAGGACATGGAAGCAAAGAAGGGCAGAGCAAAAGCATTCGGCAGCCGCACGGTCGGCGAGCAGGATCCCGGAGCAACAGTTGTTTACCGCTTTCTGAGGGAAGTTTCAGAAGAACTAAACAAATCTTGA
- a CDS encoding cytoplasmic protein, which yields MLKVFYCGDQVMLITTYVKGMNSWTDGVVHDESFHLRKALESDSEIALTYLPTSEVQRNFPKPDELGQYDVILFSDVGTDTVIMYEDRFNNCPMGVDRLGALKKWTRDGGGFCGVGGWLSFGGMFGVAKWHKTPVEEILPVTCYPYDDRVEISEGMTPKILKKDHPIFKGVDFDSAPPLFSGYNEVKAKPEGEVLAEHNGDPIIVTGQYGKGRTLAFATDPAPHWGRGMVEWKDYGQFWVNVVKWLGGK from the coding sequence GTGCTTAAAGTATTCTATTGTGGAGATCAGGTAATGCTGATCACAACGTACGTAAAAGGTATGAATTCCTGGACAGATGGAGTGGTACACGATGAAAGTTTTCATCTGAGAAAAGCCCTTGAATCGGATTCGGAAATCGCTTTGACTTATCTTCCAACAAGCGAAGTCCAGAGAAACTTCCCAAAACCGGATGAGCTTGGACAGTACGACGTAATACTTTTCAGCGATGTTGGAACAGACACAGTAATAATGTACGAAGACAGATTTAACAACTGCCCTATGGGGGTCGACAGGCTTGGTGCACTGAAGAAATGGACGCGTGATGGCGGCGGTTTCTGCGGTGTCGGCGGCTGGCTATCATTTGGAGGCATGTTTGGAGTAGCCAAGTGGCACAAGACTCCTGTTGAGGAGATACTTCCCGTCACCTGTTATCCGTATGATGACAGGGTCGAAATTTCTGAAGGAATGACTCCGAAAATTCTCAAGAAAGACCATCCGATCTTCAAGGGAGTAGACTTCGATTCGGCGCCTCCTCTCTTCTCCGGATACAACGAAGTGAAGGCAAAGCCCGAAGGAGAAGTCCTGGCAGAACACAACGGAGATCCAATAATCGTCACCGGTCAGTATGGAAAGGGTAGAACGCTTGCTTTTGCTACCGATCCAGCTCCTCACTGGGGTCGCGGAATGGTTGAATGGAAGGATTACGGTCAATTCTGGGTAAATGTGGTGAAGTGGCTCGGAGGCAAATAG